A section of the Rhizobium sp. SSA_523 genome encodes:
- the iolE gene encoding myo-inosose-2 dehydratase, which produces MILFGTNPIAWSNDDDRSLGAHISLEQCLDEAARIGFDGIEKGHKLPTDAAGLISVLEPRGLKFVSGWHSLNLLTESLEAEKAAMQPFLDVLKAMGSKVIIVCETSNAIHGNDDVALAERPRLAEDQWAKFGAGVEALAAFSASQGIALVYHHHMGTVVESEADIDKLMQHTGPHTRLLLDTGHCIFGGGDPEAVARKYMHRVGHIHAKNVRPAIADQVRGERLSFLEGVRRGVFTVPGDAEGCVNFPAVLKIAAEHSYQGWIVIEAEQDPDVRNPFEYQSLGLKSLKGFAGEAGLI; this is translated from the coding sequence ATGATCCTGTTCGGAACCAACCCGATTGCCTGGTCCAATGACGACGACCGCTCGCTGGGCGCCCATATCAGCCTCGAACAATGCCTGGACGAAGCCGCGCGGATCGGCTTTGACGGGATAGAGAAAGGCCACAAGCTGCCAACCGATGCGGCGGGGCTGATCTCCGTCTTGGAGCCTCGCGGGCTGAAATTCGTCTCCGGATGGCATTCTCTGAACCTTCTGACCGAAAGCCTGGAGGCGGAGAAGGCGGCCATGCAGCCGTTCCTCGACGTGCTGAAGGCCATGGGCTCCAAGGTGATCATCGTTTGCGAGACCTCGAACGCCATTCACGGCAATGATGACGTGGCGCTGGCCGAGCGGCCGCGTCTGGCCGAGGACCAGTGGGCAAAATTCGGCGCAGGCGTCGAAGCTCTGGCGGCGTTTTCGGCGAGCCAGGGGATTGCGCTGGTCTATCATCACCATATGGGAACCGTGGTCGAGAGCGAGGCGGATATCGACAAGCTGATGCAGCATACCGGCCCGCATACCCGGCTCCTGCTCGATACCGGCCATTGCATTTTCGGCGGCGGCGATCCGGAGGCGGTGGCCCGCAAATATATGCATCGCGTCGGTCACATCCACGCCAAGAATGTGCGTCCCGCCATAGCCGACCAGGTCCGCGGCGAGCGGCTCTCCTTCCTGGAGGGCGTCCGGCGCGGCGTCTTCACGGTGCCGGGGGATGCGGAAGGCTGCGTGAACTTCCCGGCGGTCTTGAAGATTGCGGCCGAGCACAGCTATCAGGGATGGATCGTGATCGAGGCCGAACAGGATCCGGATGTTCGAAATCCCTTTGAATATCAGAGCCTGGGTCTTAAATCCCTGAAGGGCTTTGCCGGCGAGGCGGGCCTCATCTGA
- a CDS encoding osmoprotectant NAGGN system M42 family peptidase, giving the protein MTIDIDEDYLLRQLKALLEINSPTGYTDQVVIHCSKELERLGLTPELTRRGAIRAVRQGSRRQGARAIVAHVDTLGAQVKAIKDNGRLELVPIGHWSARFAEGARVTIYSYHGAFRGTILPLKASGHTFNLEVDTLPVGWPYVELRIDAITQSAAETRALGIDVGDTVAIDTGMEFLDNGFINSRHLDDKAGVAILLAAIEALERTKARTPVDTHWLFTIAEEVGVGASSVVSADIASMLTIDNGTSAPGQNSSEFGVTIAMADQTGPFDYHLTRKLVELCEEHAIPHQKDVFRYYRSDSASALEAGHDIRTALATFGIDASHGYERIHKHALTSVAQLVSAFAVSPVLIGRDVHELSSAKGFTTQPTEEAEQEPVVPVATSRTPEQQRPIHGNPSPSVV; this is encoded by the coding sequence ATGACTATCGATATCGACGAAGATTACCTGCTGCGCCAGCTGAAGGCTCTGCTCGAGATCAATAGCCCGACAGGCTATACCGATCAGGTCGTCATCCACTGCTCCAAGGAACTGGAGCGGCTGGGGCTCACCCCGGAACTGACACGCCGCGGCGCCATTCGGGCCGTGCGCCAGGGAAGCCGCCGGCAGGGCGCGCGTGCCATCGTCGCGCATGTCGACACGCTGGGCGCCCAGGTGAAGGCGATCAAGGATAACGGCCGGCTGGAGCTGGTGCCGATCGGCCACTGGTCCGCCCGCTTCGCCGAAGGCGCGCGGGTGACCATCTACAGCTATCACGGTGCCTTCCGCGGCACGATCCTGCCGCTCAAGGCATCAGGCCACACCTTCAACCTGGAAGTGGATACGCTGCCGGTCGGCTGGCCCTATGTCGAATTGCGCATCGATGCCATCACGCAATCCGCTGCGGAAACCCGGGCTCTCGGCATCGATGTCGGCGATACGGTCGCCATCGATACGGGCATGGAATTTCTGGACAATGGCTTTATCAATTCGCGGCATCTGGACGACAAGGCAGGGGTTGCCATTCTTCTCGCCGCCATCGAGGCGCTGGAGCGAACCAAGGCCAGGACGCCGGTGGATACGCATTGGCTGTTCACCATTGCCGAAGAAGTGGGCGTCGGCGCGTCCTCCGTCGTCTCCGCCGATATCGCCTCCATGCTGACCATCGATAACGGCACCAGCGCGCCGGGGCAGAATTCTTCGGAATTCGGCGTCACCATCGCCATGGCCGACCAGACCGGCCCCTTTGACTACCACCTTACCCGCAAATTGGTGGAATTATGCGAGGAGCATGCCATCCCGCATCAGAAGGACGTGTTTCGCTATTATCGATCCGACTCCGCCTCGGCACTGGAGGCCGGGCACGACATCCGGACCGCCCTCGCGACCTTTGGCATCGATGCCTCCCACGGCTATGAGCGGATCCATAAGCATGCGCTGACCTCCGTCGCGCAGCTGGTATCGGCCTTTGCCGTCAGCCCTGTCCTGATCGGCCGCGATGTGCATGAATTGTCGAGCGCCAAGGGCTTCACCACCCAGCCGACGGAAGAGGCGGAGCAGGAACCCGTCGTTCCGGTCGCCACCAGCCGCACGCCGGAACAGCAAAGGCCGATCCATGGCAATCCCTCGCCGAGTGTCGTCTAG
- the iolD gene encoding 3D-(3,5/4)-trihydroxycyclohexane-1,2-dione acylhydrolase (decyclizing), whose amino-acid sequence MTTIRLTAAQALVRYLACQMNEDGLPYIAGVWAIFGHGNVAGMGEALYGVREELPTYRGQNEQSMAHAAIAYAKQLGRRRAMAVTSSIGPGALNMVTAAALAHVNRLPVLFIPGDVFANRGPDPVLQQIEDFEDGSVSANDCFRPVSRYFDRITRPEQLLTALPRAMRTLTDPADCGPVTLAFCQDVQAEAYDYPESFFAQRTWRFRRPEPDREELEEAVKALKAAKSPVIVAGGGVHFSGATETLRAFAETHQIPVVETQAGKSALAWDHDLNFGPVGVTGCDSANQVCERADLVIGVGTRFQDFTTGSWALFKNPDRKILALNVQAYDSAKHDAMPLVADAKVGLQRLSAALGAHRLPPPDGQLKASWFAKADAVTAAPTDANTLPTDMQVIGAVQRAARDDTVVMCAAGTMPGELHQLWKARMPLSYHMEYGFSCMGYEIAGGLGIKMAQPERDVIVMVGDGSYMMMNSELATAVAMGMKITVVITDNRGYGCINRLQMGTGGAEFNNLYVHTNQANPVAIDFAAHAAAMGASSAKVASISELETALEAARHASAPTVIVIDTDPYPTPSAGGHWWDVAVPEVSARKEVNKARSAYEAALKERH is encoded by the coding sequence ATGACAACGATCCGTCTTACCGCGGCGCAGGCGCTGGTGCGCTACCTCGCCTGCCAGATGAACGAGGATGGCCTTCCCTATATAGCGGGTGTCTGGGCGATCTTCGGCCATGGCAATGTGGCGGGCATGGGCGAGGCCCTTTACGGCGTGCGGGAGGAATTGCCGACCTATCGCGGACAGAACGAGCAATCCATGGCGCATGCCGCGATCGCCTATGCCAAGCAGCTCGGCCGGCGCCGGGCCATGGCGGTGACCTCTTCCATCGGTCCGGGAGCGCTCAACATGGTCACGGCGGCCGCGCTGGCGCATGTCAACCGCCTGCCGGTGCTGTTCATTCCCGGCGATGTCTTTGCCAATCGCGGGCCCGATCCCGTCCTGCAGCAGATCGAGGATTTCGAGGATGGCAGCGTTTCGGCCAATGACTGCTTCAGGCCGGTCAGCCGCTATTTCGATCGCATCACACGGCCTGAGCAACTTCTGACCGCACTGCCGCGCGCCATGCGCACGCTGACCGATCCCGCCGATTGCGGACCCGTGACGCTTGCCTTCTGCCAGGATGTGCAAGCGGAGGCTTACGATTATCCGGAAAGCTTCTTCGCGCAACGCACCTGGCGCTTCCGTCGGCCGGAGCCCGACAGGGAAGAACTCGAGGAGGCGGTCAAGGCTTTGAAGGCGGCGAAGTCGCCGGTGATCGTCGCCGGCGGCGGCGTGCATTTCTCCGGCGCAACCGAGACGCTGAGGGCCTTTGCCGAGACGCATCAGATCCCGGTCGTCGAGACGCAGGCCGGAAAATCCGCGCTTGCCTGGGATCATGATCTGAACTTCGGCCCCGTCGGCGTCACCGGCTGCGACAGCGCCAATCAGGTATGCGAGCGGGCGGATCTGGTGATCGGCGTCGGAACGCGTTTCCAGGATTTCACCACGGGCTCCTGGGCGCTGTTCAAGAACCCCGACCGGAAGATCCTGGCCCTGAATGTGCAGGCCTATGACAGTGCCAAACATGATGCCATGCCGCTGGTCGCCGATGCGAAAGTGGGTTTGCAGCGGCTTTCGGCGGCGCTCGGCGCTCACCGTCTGCCGCCCCCCGACGGGCAGTTGAAGGCGAGCTGGTTTGCGAAGGCCGATGCCGTGACGGCCGCGCCGACCGACGCCAATACCTTGCCGACCGACATGCAGGTGATTGGGGCCGTGCAGCGTGCCGCGCGCGATGACACCGTGGTCATGTGCGCCGCGGGCACCATGCCGGGTGAATTGCACCAGCTATGGAAGGCCAGGATGCCGCTTTCCTATCATATGGAATACGGCTTTTCCTGCATGGGCTATGAGATCGCCGGCGGCCTCGGCATCAAGATGGCGCAGCCCGAGCGCGACGTGATCGTCATGGTGGGCGACGGCTCCTACATGATGATGAATTCAGAACTGGCCACGGCCGTGGCCATGGGCATGAAGATCACCGTGGTGATCACCGATAACCGCGGCTACGGCTGCATCAACCGGTTGCAGATGGGCACCGGCGGCGCCGAGTTCAACAATCTCTATGTCCACACCAACCAGGCCAATCCGGTTGCCATCGATTTTGCGGCCCATGCCGCGGCCATGGGAGCGAGCTCTGCCAAAGTAGCCTCGATCAGCGAACTGGAAACGGCACTCGAGGCCGCCCGGCATGCCAGCGCGCCGACGGTGATCGTCATCGACACCGATCCCTATCCAACGCCATCAGCCGGCGGTCACTGGTGGGATGTGGCGGTGCCGGAAGTCTCCGCCCGCAAAGAGGTCAACAAAGCGCGCTCCGCCTATGAGGCTGCGCTGAAGGAAAGACATTGA
- the ngg gene encoding N-acetylglutaminylglutamine synthetase, whose amino-acid sequence MANNKTSERLARFRSEKAVAHRLKRKRFESLGHAGHGHEEAIEPASSIDCGWGRLIFAQTFDDGNELVAALREEAPDHRDIAVYVSDPHVLLAQAPQEIFLDPSHTFRLDLATYRSGRRQPRGFFVRRLTSEADARAVNRIYAARGMVQVRPDFFWSNRDNRAITYLVAEDETTGEVVGTVTGIDHVRAFADPEQGASLWCLAVDPQARHAGIGETLVRRLGEHFKARGSAFMDLSVLHDNHQAIALYEKLGFRRIPAFSIKRKNSINERLFARPLEAYDALNPYARLIVDEARRRGVHVEITDAEGGFFRLSSGGRSVHCRESLSEMTSGVAMSICDDKAVTRRVVERAGLVVPEQMTAGDDEDELRAFLERHGRVVVKPARGEQGRAVAVGLSSLAEIKTAIKAAREVCDRVLIEACFEGEDLRLVVIDFKLVAAAIRRPPHVIGDGRSTIRQLIETLSRRRAAATGGESTIPVDGETQRCLQLSDLTLDDVLEEGRDIVVRKAANLHTGGSIHDVTAIVHPRLVEAAIKAARAIDIPVVGIDFMVKGPTDPDYVFIEANERPGLANHEPQPTAERFVDLLFPLSGHRAALYALGKM is encoded by the coding sequence ATGGCGAACAACAAGACGAGCGAGCGTCTGGCCCGCTTCCGCAGCGAGAAGGCCGTGGCCCACCGGCTGAAACGCAAGCGATTCGAATCGCTTGGCCATGCAGGGCACGGCCATGAGGAAGCGATAGAGCCGGCATCCAGCATTGATTGCGGCTGGGGGCGTCTGATCTTCGCCCAGACCTTCGATGATGGCAATGAGCTCGTCGCGGCACTGCGGGAGGAGGCTCCGGATCATCGCGACATTGCCGTCTACGTGTCCGATCCGCATGTGCTTCTGGCCCAGGCGCCGCAGGAAATCTTCCTCGACCCCTCGCACACCTTCCGGCTGGACCTCGCCACCTACCGCTCGGGCCGACGGCAGCCGCGCGGCTTCTTCGTCCGCCGGCTGACATCCGAGGCCGATGCACGCGCCGTGAACCGGATCTACGCGGCGCGCGGCATGGTGCAGGTTCGCCCGGATTTCTTCTGGTCCAACCGCGACAATCGCGCCATTACCTATCTTGTGGCGGAAGACGAGACGACCGGCGAGGTTGTCGGCACCGTCACCGGTATCGATCACGTCCGCGCCTTTGCCGATCCCGAACAGGGGGCCTCCCTCTGGTGCCTGGCGGTCGATCCGCAGGCACGCCATGCCGGCATTGGGGAGACCCTGGTCCGGCGCCTCGGCGAGCATTTCAAGGCCCGCGGCAGCGCCTTCATGGATCTCTCGGTGCTGCATGACAATCACCAGGCCATTGCCCTTTACGAGAAGCTTGGCTTTCGTCGCATCCCCGCCTTCTCCATCAAGCGCAAGAATTCCATCAATGAGCGGCTCTTCGCCCGTCCGCTGGAGGCTTACGACGCCCTCAATCCCTATGCGCGCCTGATTGTCGACGAAGCGCGCCGTCGGGGCGTCCATGTCGAGATCACCGATGCCGAGGGCGGATTTTTCCGTCTGTCCTCCGGTGGCCGTTCGGTCCATTGCCGCGAAAGCCTGTCGGAAATGACGTCCGGCGTCGCCATGTCGATCTGCGACGACAAGGCCGTGACGCGGCGCGTGGTGGAGCGCGCCGGCCTGGTCGTGCCGGAGCAGATGACCGCCGGCGATGACGAGGACGAATTGCGGGCCTTTCTGGAACGGCACGGCCGGGTGGTGGTCAAGCCCGCCCGAGGCGAACAGGGTCGAGCCGTCGCTGTCGGCCTGTCCAGCCTGGCCGAGATCAAGACGGCCATTAAGGCCGCGCGCGAGGTCTGCGACCGCGTGCTGATCGAAGCCTGCTTCGAGGGCGAGGATCTGCGCCTGGTGGTGATCGACTTCAAGCTGGTCGCTGCCGCTATCCGGCGCCCTCCGCATGTCATCGGTGACGGCCGCAGCACGATCCGGCAGCTGATCGAGACCCTGTCCCGCCGTCGCGCGGCGGCAACGGGCGGAGAAAGCACCATTCCGGTCGACGGCGAGACACAGCGATGCCTGCAGCTCTCGGACCTGACGCTCGACGATGTACTGGAGGAAGGGCGCGACATCGTCGTTCGGAAGGCAGCCAATCTGCACACCGGCGGCTCGATCCACGACGTCACCGCCATTGTCCATCCGCGCTTGGTCGAAGCTGCGATCAAGGCCGCGCGTGCCATCGATATTCCGGTGGTTGGCATCGATTTCATGGTCAAGGGCCCGACGGATCCGGACTATGTCTTCATCGAGGCCAATGAGCGTCCGGGTCTTGCCAATCACGAGCCGCAGCCCACCGCGGAACGGTTCGTCGATCTGCTCTTCCCCCTTTCCGGCCACCGCGCCGCCCTCTACGCGCTTGGTAAAATGTAA
- the iolB gene encoding 5-deoxy-glucuronate isomerase yields MSHLLRKPSGTTGKVHDITPESADWGYVGFGLYRLKAGERAEEPTGDTEVILVLVEGKATITGSGRDFGELGDRMSVFEKKPPHCVYVPAGSDWSAVATTDCTLAICTAPAKPGREAQVIGPAGISLTQRGKAANTRHIFPIAMEERDVADSLLVTEVFTPSGNWSSYPPHRHDEDNYPDMTYLEETYYHRLNPSQGFGFQRVFTEDGSLDETMAVSDGDVVLVPKGHHPCGVPYGYEMYYLNVMAGPMRKWRFRNHMDHDWIYQRDNP; encoded by the coding sequence ATGAGCCATCTTCTGCGCAAACCATCCGGCACGACCGGAAAGGTCCACGATATCACGCCGGAAAGTGCCGATTGGGGCTATGTCGGCTTCGGCCTGTACCGGTTGAAGGCCGGCGAGCGTGCCGAGGAGCCAACCGGCGATACGGAGGTGATCCTGGTCCTCGTCGAAGGCAAGGCGACGATCACCGGATCCGGCAGGGATTTCGGTGAGCTCGGCGACCGGATGAGCGTGTTCGAGAAAAAGCCGCCGCACTGCGTCTATGTTCCGGCCGGCAGCGATTGGTCGGCAGTGGCGACGACGGATTGCACGCTGGCCATCTGCACGGCCCCCGCCAAGCCGGGGCGCGAGGCGCAGGTTATCGGTCCGGCCGGCATCAGCCTGACCCAGCGCGGCAAGGCTGCCAATACCCGCCACATCTTCCCGATTGCCATGGAGGAGCGGGATGTCGCCGACAGCCTTCTGGTGACGGAGGTCTTCACGCCCTCCGGCAACTGGTCGTCCTATCCGCCGCATCGGCACGACGAAGACAATTATCCGGACATGACTTATCTGGAGGAGACCTATTACCATCGCCTGAACCCGTCGCAGGGCTTCGGCTTTCAGCGCGTCTTCACCGAAGACGGATCGCTGGACGAAACCATGGCGGTGTCCGACGGTGATGTGGTGCTCGTGCCGAAGGGGCATCATCCGTGCGGTGTGCCTTACGGATACGAAATGTATTATCTCAATGTCATGGCGGGGCCCATGCGCAAATGGCGCTTCCGCAACCATATGGATCACGACTGGATCTACCAGCGCGACAATCCCTGA
- a CDS encoding N-acetylglutaminylglutamine amidotransferase yields MCGICGEIRFDGAQPSPLVQARMMEAIAPRGPDGSGMVIHGSTALSHRRLSIIDLSQKARQPMVDGELGLTIAFNGCIYNYPELRSELEAKGYRFFSHGDTEVILKAWHAWGTDCVSRFHGMFAFVIHERDTNRVVMARDRFGIKPLYLARVGKGLRFASTLPALVKGGEIDTSIDRNALHHYMSFHAVVPPPRTILNGVKKLPPATIRVIAADGTETDTVYWNPPHQRDPSLSGLSREEWRDRVLDALRIAVRRRMVADVPVGVLLSGGVDSSIITGLLAEEGQKDLMTFSVGFEEANGEKGDEFVYSDLIAKHFGTDHHKIFVPSSELMEALPGVIGAMSEPMVSYDNVGFYLLAKEVSKHIRVVQSGQGADEVFAGYHWYPPLKDSENVVDDYAKVFFDRSHSVLATQLNPDWMADSDVSRDLVAAHLMRGEADTPVDRALRLDSQVMLVDDPVKRVDNMTMAWGLEARVPFLDHELVELAAKIPPEFKLNDGGKGVLKDAARLVVPHEVIDRKKGYFPVPQLKYVDGPYLDMVRDALTSQSARDRGIFRQDYLQQLFTDPTSHITPLQGSELWQVGLLEMWLQAQGV; encoded by the coding sequence GTGTGTGGTATCTGCGGAGAAATTCGGTTCGACGGCGCTCAGCCATCCCCTTTGGTTCAAGCACGGATGATGGAGGCGATCGCGCCCCGCGGGCCGGATGGCTCGGGCATGGTCATCCATGGCTCGACGGCGCTGTCGCATCGGCGGTTGTCCATCATCGATCTGTCGCAGAAGGCGCGCCAACCCATGGTGGATGGCGAACTGGGCCTCACCATCGCGTTCAACGGCTGCATCTACAATTATCCGGAGCTGCGCTCCGAACTGGAGGCTAAGGGCTACCGGTTCTTTTCGCACGGCGATACCGAAGTCATCCTGAAGGCCTGGCATGCCTGGGGGACCGATTGCGTCAGCCGCTTCCACGGCATGTTTGCCTTCGTCATCCATGAGCGTGATACCAACCGCGTGGTCATGGCGCGCGACCGCTTCGGCATCAAGCCGCTTTACCTGGCCCGCGTAGGCAAGGGCTTGCGCTTTGCTTCCACCCTGCCGGCTTTGGTGAAAGGCGGCGAGATCGATACGTCGATCGACCGCAACGCCCTTCATCATTACATGAGTTTCCATGCGGTCGTTCCCCCGCCGCGCACCATCTTGAACGGCGTCAAGAAACTGCCGCCCGCAACCATACGGGTGATCGCTGCCGACGGTACGGAGACCGATACGGTCTACTGGAACCCGCCCCACCAGCGCGATCCTTCGCTCTCCGGCCTCAGCCGCGAGGAATGGCGGGATCGGGTCCTCGATGCCCTGCGCATTGCGGTCCGGCGGCGCATGGTCGCCGATGTGCCGGTTGGCGTCCTGTTGTCCGGCGGCGTCGATTCGAGCATCATTACCGGGCTTCTGGCGGAAGAGGGCCAGAAGGATCTGATGACCTTCTCCGTCGGTTTCGAGGAAGCCAATGGCGAAAAGGGCGACGAATTCGTCTATTCCGACCTGATCGCCAAGCACTTCGGCACGGACCACCACAAGATCTTCGTTCCCTCGTCGGAATTGATGGAGGCCCTGCCCGGCGTGATCGGCGCCATGTCCGAGCCGATGGTCTCCTATGACAATGTTGGCTTCTACCTGCTGGCCAAGGAAGTTTCGAAACATATTCGCGTCGTCCAGTCCGGCCAGGGCGCCGATGAGGTCTTCGCCGGCTATCACTGGTATCCGCCGCTGAAGGATAGCGAGAATGTCGTCGACGACTATGCCAAGGTCTTCTTCGATCGCTCCCATTCCGTGCTTGCCACACAGCTCAACCCGGACTGGATGGCCGACAGCGATGTCAGCCGCGACCTCGTCGCCGCGCATCTGATGCGCGGAGAGGCCGATACGCCCGTCGACCGGGCTTTGCGCCTCGACAGCCAGGTGATGCTGGTGGACGATCCGGTCAAGCGCGTGGACAATATGACCATGGCCTGGGGCCTGGAGGCGCGCGTGCCCTTCCTCGATCACGAGCTGGTCGAACTGGCCGCGAAGATCCCGCCGGAGTTCAAGCTGAACGATGGCGGCAAGGGCGTCCTGAAGGATGCCGCACGGCTCGTCGTTCCCCATGAGGTGATCGATCGCAAGAAGGGCTATTTCCCGGTCCCGCAGTTGAAATATGTCGATGGACCTTATCTCGACATGGTGCGCGACGCGCTGACCTCGCAGTCGGCCCGCGATCGCGGCATCTTCAGGCAGGATTATCTGCAGCAGCTGTTCACCGATCCGACCAGCCACATCACGCCCTTGCAGGGTTCAGAGCTCTGGCAGGTCGGCCTGCTGGAAATGTGGCTTCAAGCCCAGGGGGTGTGA
- a CDS encoding fumarylacetoacetate hydrolase family protein → MKLLRYGEPGAERPGLVDANGTIRDLSGQVTDIGGAALDPAELARLAAIDPSSLPEVPAGGRLGPCVAGTGKFICIGLNYSDHAAESGMAVPPEPVIFMKATSAICGPNDDVLIPRGSEKTDWEVELGIVIGKTAKYVSQDEALDYVAGYCVSHDVSERAFQAERAGQWTKGKSCDTFGPIGPWLVTKDEVADPQNLSMWLKVNGETMQNGTTGTMVYGVAFLVSYLSQFMSLQPGDVISTGTPPGVGMGMKPPRYLKPGDVVELGIDGLGTQKQTFRADA, encoded by the coding sequence ATGAAACTACTTCGTTATGGAGAGCCCGGCGCGGAACGCCCCGGCCTTGTCGATGCCAATGGCACGATCCGCGATCTCTCCGGCCAGGTGACGGACATCGGCGGTGCCGCTCTTGATCCGGCAGAGCTTGCACGACTGGCGGCGATCGATCCGTCGAGCCTCCCGGAGGTTCCGGCCGGCGGGCGTCTCGGTCCTTGCGTGGCCGGCACCGGCAAATTCATCTGCATCGGGCTCAACTATTCCGATCATGCCGCCGAATCCGGCATGGCCGTTCCGCCCGAGCCGGTCATCTTCATGAAGGCGACGTCCGCCATTTGCGGTCCCAATGACGATGTGCTGATCCCGCGCGGCTCGGAAAAGACCGATTGGGAGGTCGAACTCGGCATCGTCATCGGCAAGACGGCGAAATATGTCTCGCAGGACGAGGCGCTCGATTATGTCGCCGGCTATTGCGTCAGCCATGACGTGTCGGAGCGCGCTTTCCAGGCGGAACGCGCCGGCCAGTGGACCAAGGGCAAATCCTGCGACACATTCGGGCCGATCGGCCCCTGGCTGGTCACCAAGGACGAGGTGGCCGATCCGCAGAACCTGTCGATGTGGCTGAAGGTCAATGGCGAGACCATGCAGAACGGCACCACCGGCACCATGGTCTATGGCGTGGCCTTCCTCGTCTCCTACCTGTCGCAATTCATGTCGCTGCAGCCCGGCGACGTGATCTCCACCGGCACGCCGCCCGGCGTCGGCATGGGCATGAAGCCGCCGCGCTATCTGAAACCCGGTGATGTTGTGGAACTCGGCATCGACGGTCTCGGCACCCAGAAACAGACCTTCCGGGCGGATGCCTGA